The following coding sequences lie in one Arachis hypogaea cultivar Tifrunner chromosome 4, arahy.Tifrunner.gnm2.J5K5, whole genome shotgun sequence genomic window:
- the LOC112795360 gene encoding uncharacterized protein: MDLSQNGFSMKLTSEIVMCFKSMMISNKRQLDFKDVIHSDNAVIDFDSHPFSMSNKGVVMHYVVAVVGSQYLHHMVAIDLSCNKISGEIPDILGSLNGLVVLNLSNNMFTGSIPSSFGKLSNLEVLDLSLNDLSGNIPQQLTGLTFLDFFNVSFNNLSGPIPENGQFLTFDDNSFKGNKDLCGIRLLKKCEDHPKLPLQKPDDDQDFESGSFFELYWMVILIGYGGGLIAGLALGNAFSVDVYRLLKKIS, translated from the coding sequence ATGGATCTTTCTCAAAATGGTTTCTCAATGAAATTAACATCAGAAATAGTCATGTGCTTCAAATCGATGATGATATCCAACAAAAGACAACTGGATTTCAAGGACGTGATTCATAGTGACAATGCGGTAATAGATTTTGATTCGCATCCATTTTCAATGTCCAACAAAGGAGTTGTCATGCATTATGTTGTTGCCGTTGTTGGGAGTCAATACCTTCATCACATGGTAGCTATTGATCTTTCATGTAACAAGATTTCGGGAGAGATTCCAGATATCTTGGGAAGTTTGAATGGTCTTGTTGTGCTCAATTTGTCCAATAACATGTTTACTGGCAGCATCCCATCTTCCTTCGGAAAGCTTTCAAATCTTGAAGTGCTCGACCTTTCTCTCAATGACTTGTCAGGGAATATTCCTCAACAACTCACAGGGCTAACCTTCTTGGATTTCTTCAATGTGTCTTTCAACAATCTCTCAGGTCCAATCCCAGAAAATGGACAATTTTTAACATTTGATGATAATTCATTTAAGGGAAACAAAGATTTGTGCGGGATTCGGTTGTTGAAGAAATGTGAAGACCATCCTAAGCTTCCATTGCAAAAACCTGATGACGATCAAGATTTTGAGTCGGGATCTTTCTTTgaattgtattggatggtaattctAATTGGATATGGGGGTGGCCTTATTGCTGGGTTAGCACTGGGAAATGCTTTCTCTGTAGATGTTTATAGGTTGCTGAAAAAGATCTCTTAA
- the LOC140184501 gene encoding receptor-like protein 40: protein MGFLCSLTFSIQFLLFFSSSLFTNCFTLNDSTTTHHHECHQHESNALLSFKKTFIISKSASYNPFSYPKTLSWVPATDCCSWDGIECDELTGHVIGIDLGSSQLFGSMDPNGTLFSLVHLQILDLSDNDFNQSQIPAKIGELSQLRYLNLSHGNENTFSGEVPPQVSQLSNLLSLDLRSYTLESPAYDLINNLQLKASTLTSLTQNSTRLEHLRLSFVTISSSIPHTLTNLTSLQKLSLRQCELYGEFPVGIFHLPNITVLNFGKNQNLQGTLPSSIGNLTNLAFLYLEDNSFHGEIPRSLFRLKNLESLSLSDNVFEGYLAVDMFLKLKMLNVLDLSFNRLSLFSQNRDVNVTTLPPIHWLGLSGCNLIGEVPTWMMNLTSPYYLDLSQNNLQGEIPYFLFTLENLTGLDLAGNMFEGQIELDMLSKLQKLTVLGLGGGNKFSFLEGKNTSNVTFPSQIQTLVLSSCNLVRFPNFIQHLQELTRLSISNNNIKTIPSWLWNKTTLESLEVSNNLLMGDISPSICNLQSLVELDLSSNNLVGMIPSCLGSFSQYLKLLDVSGNKLTGNIPQIYVKGNVLQLIDFSSNKLYGQLPRALVNCRRLEFLDVRHNHFNDSFPFWLGSLPKLKVISLRDNKFHGAIMCPLKYTFP from the coding sequence ATGGGGTTCTTATGTTCTCTTACTTTCTCCATAcagtttcttcttttcttctcatcTTCCCTCTTCACAAACTGTTTTACTTTGAATGATTCAACTACAACTCATCATCATGAGTGCCATCAACATGAAAGCAATGCCTTGCTCAGCTTTAAAAAAACCTTCATCATAAGTAAGTCTGCTTCTTACAATCCTTTCAGTTATCCTAAAACTCTTTCTTGGGTTCCTGCCACAGATTGCTGCTCCTGGGATGGCATTGAATGCGATGAGCTCACAGGTCATGTGATCGGCATTGATCTTGGTAGCAGCCAACTCTTTGGTTCCATGGATCCCAATGGCACACTTTTCTCACTTGTGCACCTTCAAATCCTTGATCTTTCAGACAATGACTTCAATCAATCTCAAATTCCTGCCAAGATAGGTGAGCTTTCACAGCTAAGATATCTGAATCTTTCTCATGGCAATGAAAACACATTCTCTGGTGAAGTTCCACCTCAAGTTTCACAATTGTCCAACTTGTTGTCCCTTGATCTTCGCAGCTATACTCTTGAGTCACCTGCATACGATCTAATCAACAATTTGCAACTCAAGGCATCCACTCTCACAAGCTTAACTCAAAACTCAACTAGACTTGAACACCTTCGTCTTAGTTTTGTGACCATTTCATCATCTATACCTCATACTCTCACAAACCTTACATCCTTGCAAAAACTCAGTCTTCGCCAATGTGAACTATATGGTGAGTTTCCAGTCGGAATATTCCATCTCCCAAACATAACAGTCTTGAATTTTGGGAAAAACCAAAATCTGCAGGGTACATTACCTTCCTCCATTGGAAAcctaaccaatttagctttcttATATCTTGAAGATAATAGCTTTCATGGTGAAATCCCTCGGTCTCTTTTTCGACTTAAGAATCTTGAATCTTTGTCGCTGTCCGATAATGTTTTCGAAGGCTACCTAGCAGTTGACATGTTTTTGAAGCTAAAGATGCTTAATGTTCTTGATTTGTCTTTCAACAGATTGTCCTTGTTCTCACAAAATAGGGATGTCAATGTGACAACCCTTCCTCCAATTCACTGGTTAGGATTGAGTGGTTGCAATTTGATTGGGGAAGTTCCAACTTGGATGATGAATCTAACCTCTCCATATTACTTGGATCTTTCTCAAAATAATCTTCAAGGTGAAATTCCATATTTCCTCTTCACGTTAGAGAATCTTACAGGCCTTGATCTAGCTGGTAATATGTTCGAAGGACAGATTGAGCTTGACATGCTTTCAAAGCTCCAAAAGCTTACTGTTCTTGGTTTAGGTGGAGGCAACAAATTCTCTTTTCTTGAAGGAAAGAATACTTCCAACGTAAcatttccttctcaaattcaaacTTTGGTTCTAAGTTCATGCAACTTAGTTCGTTTTCCCAATTTTATACAACACTTGCAAGAGTTGACTCGTCTTTCCATATCAAACAACAACATAAAGACAATACCGAGTTGGTTATGGAACAAAACGACTCTTGAGAGTTTGGAAGTTTCCAACAACCTATTGATGGGAGATATATCCCCCTCCATATGCAACCTGCAGTCACTTGTGGAACTTGATTTATCTTCCAACAATTTAGTTGGCATGATTCCATCATGTTTGGGAAGCTTTAGCCAATACCTTAAACTTTTGGATGTCTCAGGAAACAAATTGACAGGCAATATTCCTCAAATTTATGTGAAAGGAAATGTCCTTCAGTTGATCGATTTTAGTTCTAACAAGTTGTACGGTCAATTACCAAGAGCACTTGTCAATTGCAGAAGGCTAGAGTTTCTTGATGTGAGACATAACCATTTCAATGACTCATTTCCTTTTTGGTTGGGATCTCTTCCTAAGTTAAAGGTTATTTCTTTACGTGATAATAAATTTCACGGAGCTATAATGTGTCCATTGAAATACACATTTCCCTAG
- the LOC112797740 gene encoding receptor-like protein 6: protein MGFFCSLTFSIQFLLLFSSSLFTNCLTLNDSTSTHHHECHQHESNALLSFKQSFFINCCSWDGIECDELTGHVISIDLSSSLLYGSMDPNSTLFSLVHLQSLDLSDNDFNHSQSPARIGDLSQLRHLNLSQFGETTLSGEVPTQISRLSNLLSLDLRSYIERLDFPFINRLHLKESTLRSLIQNSTRLEQLRLNFVTISSSLSHTLTNLTSLQILSFRQCELHGEFPIGIFSLANLTSLNFAGNQNLQGTLPASIGNLTNLAHLDLEDNSFDGEIPRSLFGLENLAYLVLSHNCFEGRLALDMFLKLKMLNVLDLSNNKLSLFSQNRDVNVTNLPPIQWLGLSRCNLNGEIPTWIMNLTALSHLDLSHNDLQGEIPYFLFKLENLTGLKLYSNMLEGQIELDMLSKLQKLTILGLGGGNKLSFLEGKNTSNVTFPSQIQTLIFGSCNLVHFPNFIQHLQELTDLFISDNSIKTIPSWLWNKTTLESLEVSNNLLMGEISPSICNLQSLVDLDLSSNNLVGMIPSCLGSFSQSLQLLNVSGNKLTGNIPQIYVKGDVLQLIDFSSNKLYGQLPRALVNCRMLEFLDVRHNHFNDSFPFWLGSLPKLKVLSLRDNEFHGAIMCPLKYTFPHLRIIDLSQNGFSRKLTSEIIMCFKSMIISNKRQLDFKDVIHSDNAEIDIDWHPFSMSNKGVVMDYPGSQYLHHMVAIDLSCNKISGEIPDIMGSLNGLVVLNLSNNMFTGSIPSSFGKLSNLEVLDLSLNNLSGNIPQQLTGLTFLDFFNVSFNNLSGPVPENGQLSTFDNNSFEGNKDLCGIQLLKKCEDHPKPPLQKPDGDQDSESGSFFEFCWMVILIGYVGGLVAGLALGNAFSVDVYRLLKKIF from the exons ATGGGGTTCTTCTGTTCTCTTACTTTCTCCATAcagtttcttcttctcttctcatccTCCCTGTTCACAAACTGTTTAACTTTGAATGATTCAACTAGTACTCATCATCATGAATGCCATCAACATGAAAGCAATGCCTTGCTCAGCTTTAAACAAAGCTTCTTCATAA ATTGCTGCTCCTGGGATGGCATCGAATGCGATGAACTCACAGGTCATGTCATTTCCATTGATCTGAGTAGCAGCCTGCTCTATGGTTCCATGGATCCCAATAGCACCCTTTTCTCGCTTGTGCATCTTCAAAGCCTTGATCTTTCAGACAATGACTTCAATCACTCGCAAAGTCCAGCCAGGATAGGTGACTTGTCACAACTGAGGCATTTGAATCTTTCTCAATTTGGTGAAACCACATTGTCAGGTGAAGTCCCGACTCAAATTTCCCGTTTGTCCAACTTGTTGTCCCTTGATCTTCGCAGCTATATTGAACGTCTTGATTTTCCATTTATCAACCGTTTACATCTCAAGGAATCCACTCTGCGAAGCTTAATTCAAAACTCAACAAGACTTGAGCAACTTCGCCTTAATTTTGTCACCATTTCATCATCATTATCTCACACGCTCACAAACCTTACATCTCTGCAAATACTCTCTTTTCGTCAATGTGAACTGCATGGTGAGTTTCCTATCGGAATATTCTCTCTTGCAAACTTAACATCTTTGAATTTTGCGGGAAACCAAAATCTGCAGGGCACATTACCTGCATCCATTGGAAACCTGACCAATTTAGCTCACTTGGATCTTGAAGATAATAGCTTTGATGGTGAAATCCCTCGCTCTCTTTTTGGACTAGAGAATCTTGCATATCTAGTTCTAAGTCATAATTGTTTTGAAGGCCGCCTAGCACTTGACATGTTTTTGAAGCTAAAGATGCTTAATGTTCTTGACTTGTCTAACAATAAATTGTCCTTGTTCTCACAAAACAGGGATGTCAATGTGACAAACCTTCCTCCAATTCAGTGGTTAGGATTGAGTAGGTGCAATTTAAATGGAGAAATTCCAACTTGGATAATGAATCTAACCGCTTTAAGTCACTTGGACCTTTCCCATAATGATCTTCAAGGTGAAATTCCATATTTCCTCTTCAAGTTAGAGAATCTTACAGGTCTTAAACTATATAGTAATATGTTGGAAGGACAGATTGAGCTTGACATGCTTTCAAAGCTCCAAAAGCTTACTATTCTTGGTTTAGGCGGAGGCAACAAATTGTCTTTTCTTGAAGGGAAGAACACTTCCAACGTAAcatttccttctcaaattcaaacTTTGATTTTTGGTTCATGCAACTTAGTTCATTTTCCCAATTTTATACAACACTTGCAAGAGTTGACTGATCTTTTCATATCAGACAACAGCATAAAGACAATACCGAGTTGGTTATGGAACAAAACGACTCTTGAGAGTTTGGAAGTTTCCAACAACCTATTGATGGGAGAAATATCCCCCTCCATATGCAACCTGCAGTCACTTGTGGATCTTGATTTATCTTCCAACAATTTAGTTGGCATGATTCCATCATGTTTGGGAAGCTTTAGCCAATCCCTTCAACTTTTGAATGTCTCAGGAAACAAATTGACAGGCAATATTCCTCAAATTTATGTGAAAGGAGATGTCCTTCAGTTGATCGATTTTAGTTCTAACAAGTTGTACGGTCAATTACCAAGAGCACTTGTCAATTGCAGAATGCTAGAGTTTCTTGATGTGAGACATAACCATTTCAATGACTCATTTCCTTTCTGGTTGGGATCTCTTCCTAAGTTAAAGGTTCTTTCTTTACGTGATAATGAATTTCACGGAGCTATAATGTGTCCATTGAAATACACATTTCCCCACCTTCGAATCATTGATCTTTCTCAAAATGGTTTCTCAAGGAAATTAACATCAGAAATAATCATGTGCTTCAAATCGATGATCATATCCAACAAAAGGCAACTGGATTTCAAGGACGTGATTCATAGTGACAATGCGGAAATAGATATTGATTGGCATCCATTTTCAATGTCCaacaaaggagttgtcatggattATCCTGGGAGTCAATACCTTCATCACATGGTAGCCATTGATCTTTCATGTAACAAAATTTCGGGAGAGATTCCAGATATCATGGGAAGTTTGAATGGTCTTGTTGTGCTCAATTTGTCCAATAACATGTTTACTGGCAGCATTCCATCTTCCTTCGGAAAGCTTTCAAATCTTGAAGTGCTCGACCTTTCTCTCAATAACTTGTCAGGGAATATTCCTCAACAACTCACAGGGCTAACCTTCTTGGATTTCTTCAATGTATCTTTCAACAATCTCTCAGGTCCAGTACCAGAAAATGGCCAACTTTCTACCTTTGATAATAATTCATTTGAGGGAAATAAAGATTTGTGCGGTATTCAATTGTTGAAGAAATGTGAAGATCATCCTAAGCCTCCATTGCAAAAACCTGATGGTGATCAAGATTCTGAGTCAGGATCTTTCTTTGAGTTTTGTTGGATGGTAATTCTAATTGGATATGTGGGTGGCCTTGTTGCTGGGTTAGCACTGGGAAATGCTTTTTCTGTAGATGTTTATAGGTTGCTGAAAAAGATCTTTTAA